In Drosophila subpulchrella strain 33 F10 #4 breed RU33 chromosome 3R, RU_Dsub_v1.1 Primary Assembly, whole genome shotgun sequence, the following are encoded in one genomic region:
- the LOC119556435 gene encoding glycerophosphocholine phosphodiesterase GPCPD1 produces MHRWFFATEREECEPKPQEDELATTREAEEPTTAAPVPTTDWPFCVKFHRPLCGNEYVAISGNSDSLGNWDPKKVYVLAKKECKDCICKCYQFEASLEIPRNIDIQYRYCVVVYDPKSDETYIRFWESQLKPRLIRTCQNMLKRCDTFGTPHDDDDENKVDRGWITTETIVHLKIFNAPFIWQHQKQRLLYVRVQPMYEVPEDPCLGKAQPVRPGTSTTRMSSLLNSRKSNVEDLHLCLAQVEVVNLCSKKPLVFQPLFGVRCGPEDMELFHCSIAFPAETLYRLDLYTYAHKAASDEPPYHYGYGFLMPEQMLDTEGSARVKITCASTHRPLMEMCVRYLVIRPLDNFHCDLSHSYERHWRKNRLCMNIGHKGSGNTYRLGNDLVRENTLYGFKQAALANADMVEMDVHLTQDAQVVVYHDFVLRFLLQRMPSYEDILENQDLIIFAYEKLNKLMLLAMGGSKRKDLIAVPLEAFTYEQLKEVRVLRFVGSKGCEVSCDRMLQEQRPFPLLLDLLEPENLPISMGFLIEIKWPQLTNSRRWESGSFKPTFDRNFYVDTILELVLKNAGKRRIVFCSFDADICAMVRYKQNIYPVTLLVEEPESPVQYADQRVSVLERAVEFCYSLEFLGLTLHANSLLNKPATMAFLHQFNLEAFTYGSPTISLEIRNRLRRHGVLGIIYDRLDQLDQVGEELEGDTICTIDSVTTRRMIRETEVEEWRQKCGYKPVTAAVERNIYID; encoded by the coding sequence ATGCATCGCTGGTTTTTTGCCACCGAGCGGGAGGAGTGTGAACCCAAGCCGCAGGAGGATGAACTAGCAACCACTCGGGAAGCCGAAGAGCCGACCACTGCAGCTCCAGTTCCCACAACCGATTGGCCTTTTTGCGTGAAGTTCCACCGTCCTCTCTGCGGAAATGAGTACGTGGCCATCAGTGGCAATAGTGACTCCCTGGGGAACTGGGATCCCAAGAAGGTGTACGTCCTGGCGAAGAAGGAGTGCAAGGACTGCATCTGCAAGTGCTACCAGTTCGAGGCCTCCCTGGAAATACCCCGTAATATCGACATCCAGTACCGCTACTGCGTGGTGGTCTACGATCCCAAGTCGGATGAGACATATATCCGCTTCTGGGAGTCGCAACTGAAACCCCGGCTTATCCGTACTTGCCAAAACATGCTGAAGCGATGCGACACCTTTGGAACACCTCACGACGACGATGATGAGAATAAGGTGGACCGCGGATGGATCACCACGGAGACCATTGTCCACCTGAAGATCTTCAACGCTCCTTTCATCTGGCAGCATCAGAAACAAAGGCTTCTGTATGTTCGTGTGCAACCCATGTATGAGGTGCCCGAAGATCCTTGCTTAGGGAAGGCTCAGCCCGTCAGACCGGGTACCTCGACCACGAGGATGTCAAGCCTCTTGAACTCCCGCAAAAGTAATGTAGAGGACTTGCACCTTTGCTTGGCCCAAGTCGAGGTGGTCAACCTGTGCTCCAAGAAACCGCTGGTCTTTCAGCCCCTATTTGGAGTCCGCTGTGGTCCTGAGGACATGGAACTCTTCCACTGCTCCATCGCCTTTCCCGCAGAAACCCTTTACCGGTTGGATCTGTACACCTATGCCCACAAAGCGGCTTCGGATGAGCCGCCTTATCACTATGGATATGGCTTCCTGATGCCCGAACAGATGCTGGACACCGAGGGCTCTGCCCGGGTGAAGATCACCTGCGCCTCCACCCACCGTCCGCTCATGGAGATGTGTGTGCGGTACCTCGTGATTCGACCTTTGGACAACTTCCATTGTGATCTGAGTCACAGCTACGAGCGGCACTGGCGAAAGAATCGTCTTTGCATGAATATAGGCCACAAGGGATCGGGAAATACCTACCGGTTGGGCAATGATTTAGTCCGGGAGAATACCTTGTATGGTTTTAAGCAAGCTGCTTTGGCCAACGCTGACATGGTGGAGATGGATGTTCATCTCACGCAGGATGCCCAGGTGGTGGTCTACCATGACTTCGTTCTTCGTTTCCTGCTGCAACGAATGCCTAGCTACGAGGATATCCTAGAAAATCAGGACCTCATTATCTTTGCTTATGAAAAACTAAACAAACTTATGCTCTTGGCCATGGGAGGGTCAAAGCGAAAAGACCTCATTGCCGTGCCCCTGGAGGCTTTCACCTATGAGCAGCTGAAGGAGGTGAGAGTCCTTCGATTTGTTGGCAGCAAAGGTTGCGAGGTGTCCTGTGATAGGATGCTGCAGGAGCAGCGTCCATTTCCCCTGCTCCTTGATCTTTTAGAACCGGAAAATCTTCCCATTAGTATGGGCTTCCTCATCGAAATCAAATGGCCACAGTTGACCAACTCACGTCGGTGGGAGAGTGGCAGTTTTAAGCCCACTTTCGATCGGAACTTCTATGTGGACACCATCCTGGAGCTAGTCCTGAAAAATGCCGGAAAACGGCGCATTGTCTTTTGCAGCTTCGATGCGGATATTTGTGCCATGGTGCGGTATAAACAGAATATCTATCCGGTAACGCTGCTCGTGGAGGAACCAGAATCCCCAGTTCAGTACGCAGATCAGAGGGTCAGTGTGCTGGAAAGGGCCGTGGAGTTTTGCTACTCCCTGGAGTTCTTGGGCCTGACCCTGCACGCCAATTCCCTCCTCAACAAACCCGCCACGATGGCCTTCCTCCATCAGTTCAACCTGGAGGCCTTTACCTATGGAAGTCCCACCATCAGCCTGGAGATTCGCAATAGACTCAGGAGACATGGAGTGCTTGGTATCATCTATGATCGACTGGATCAGTTGGACCAGGTGGGAGAGGAGCTGGAGGGTGACACCATCTGCACCATTGATTCGGTGACCACCAGGCGGATGATCCGGGAAACGGAGGTGGAGGAGTGGCGCCAGAAGTGTGGTTACAAGCCAGTAACCGCCGCGGTAGAACGAAATATTTACATCGATTGA
- the LOC119556794 gene encoding probable cytochrome P450 313a3: MLTFELLLTVGLFFWIYFLWNRRRLYMLLLKLPGPIGLPILGSALNYVVFHKLRMRLRIKYMDQYGSTFLAWLGPKPIVITRDPNIAREVLLSAECLNRSSQVTAPFAVSVGHGLFSMEAHKWMERRKQLNPTFKHNILTSFLPIFNAEVNTLMTVLDSYVGQGEKKILHDIIRWSFRVATQTTVGTDVKQEEAYQNDSILKSYESLMNIFTLDVVASITCNKIISKLVGLEAKKTLHASNINNVINQIIEKKLNSEPESGAELNSVINRSIDLYRKGEMPLDQVRVECFLIVAAAFETSGLAVCHTLTLLAMFPEYQDTVYEELKDIFPNAGEFEVTYEDIRKMVYLERVLNESLRLIPSVPIAPRETIQDFRLSNGVVIPKGVSIGICIFSTHRNKEYWGPDAEKFNPDNFLPDNVRDRHPYAYIPFTKGKRNCIGWQYGIMSSKLALAKILRNYKVSTSFRYEDLDFVDNIGMVLAQQPGIEFQRRT, encoded by the exons ATGCTCACGTTTGAATTACTCTTAACCgttggattatttttttgGATTTATTTCCTATGGAATCGACGCAGGCTCTACATGCTGCTATTGAAGCTGCCAGGACCCATAGGACTGCCCATTCTCGGCTCTGCCCTGAACTACGTTGTTTTTCATAAAC TTAGGATGAGACTTCGAATTAAGTACATGGACCAGTACGGTTCAACATTTTTGGCCTGGCTGGGTCCAAAGCCAATTGTAATAACACGGGATCCAAATATTGCCAGGGAGGTCCTTTTGTCTGCAGAATGCCTCAATAGGAGTTCCCAAGTGACAGCTCCGTTTGCTGTCAGCGTCGGTCATGGATTGTTTTCAATGGAAG CTCATAAATGGATGGAACGTCGCAAGCAGTTGAATCCCACTTTCAAGCATAATATTTTGACCAGCTTCCTTCCCATTTTCAACGCCGAGGTGAACACGTTAATGACCGTTCTAGACTCGTACGTCGGCCAAGGCGAAAAAAAGATCCTCCATGATATAATCAGATGGTCTTTTAGAGTGGCCACTC AGACCACAGTGGGAACTGATGTGAAGCAAGAGGAAGCCTATCAGAACGACTCAATTTTGAAAAGCTATGAGTC gCTTATGAATATATTCACACTGGATGTTGTTGCATCGATTACCTGCAACAAAATAATATCCAAGCTGGTCGGACTTGAAGCGAAGAAAACGTTACACGCGTCCAATATTAACAACGTGATAAACCAA ATCATTGAGAAGAAGCTTAACTCAGAGCCAGAAAGTGGAGCTGAGCTGAACTCTGTGATCAACAGGTCCATCGACCTCTATCGTAAGGGAGAAATGCCCCTTGATCAGGTGCGGGTCGAATGTTTTCTTATAGTTGCGGCGGCCTTCGAGACAAGTGGTCTTGCAGTTTGCCATACTCTCACACTGCTGGCCATGTTCCCCGAGTACCAGGATACGGTCTATGAAGAGCTCAAAGATATCTTTCCCAACGCCGGGGAGTTCGAAGTAACGTACGAGGATATACGAAAAATGGTTTACTTAGAGCGCGTTTTGAATGAGTCCCTGCGACTTATCCCATCCGTTCCGATTGCACCGAGGGAGACCATTCAGGACTTTCGGCTGTCGAATGGGGTTGTCATACCCAAAGGAGTCTCAATTGGAATCTGTATATTCAGTACTCATCGCAACAAGGAATATTGGGGTCCTGATGCTGAAAAGTTTAATCCAGATAACTTTCTACCAGACAATGTTCGCGATAGGCATCCTTACGCCTATATTCCCTTTACGAAGGGAAAACGAAATTGCATAG GTTGGCAGTACGGAATTATGTCTTCTAAGCTCGCCTTGGCCAAGATTCTCAGGAACTACAAAGTAAGCACATCCTTTCGATATGAGGATCTCGATTTCGTTGACAACATAGGCATGGTGTTGGCTCAGCAACCAGGAATAGAATTTCAAAGGCGGACTTAG